A stretch of Lathyrus oleraceus cultivar Zhongwan6 chromosome 6, CAAS_Psat_ZW6_1.0, whole genome shotgun sequence DNA encodes these proteins:
- the LOC127096395 gene encoding putative serine/threonine-protein kinase yields MKFSFPACLFSCSTEVNNNDFADGEINDGSFRVFTYQQLKSATGNFSSKIGQGGFGSVYKGRLKDGSFVAVKVLSIEIESMRGEREFVAELATLANMKHHNLVSLKGCCVEGAKRYLVYEYMENNSLHHTFLGSEDKRERFSWEERKSISIGVARGLSYLHEELKPHIVHRDIKAKNILIDRSFTPKLADFGLAKLMRDEKSYISTRVAGTLGYLAPEYASSGQLRRKSDVYSFGVLLLQVITGLAVVDAYKDIERFIVEKAYAAYEANDLLRIVDPVLNRNYSAKEAIKFLKVGLLCVQENARLRPRMSEVVEILTNSNVDLKDVHISKPGFVADLRNIRIKQNMTTSSPQESGSSGTTFASSIWSVGNLAR; encoded by the exons ATGAAGTTCTCTTTTCCTGCTTGTTTATTTTCATGTTCTACTGAAGTTAACAACAACG ATTTTGCTGATGGAGAGATTAATGATGGAAGCTTTCGTGTATTCACTTATCAACAATTGAAATCTGCTACTGGTAATTTCAGTAGCAAAATTGGACAAGGTGGATTTGGTTCTGTGTATAAG GGGAGGCTTAAGGATGGATCTTTTGTTGCTGTGAAAGTTCTTTCTATTGAGATTGAATCCATGAGAGGAGAAAGAGAATTTGTTGCGGAATTAGCTACACTAGCAAATATGAAGCATCATAATCTTGTTAGCCTTAAAGGGTGTTGtgttgaaggagcaaagagatatTTAGTTTATGAGTACATGGAGAACAATAGCCTTCATCACACTTTCTTAG GTTCTGAGGATAAACGGGAGAGATTCAGTTGGGAAGAAAGGAAGAGTATATCGATCGGTGTGGCTCGTGGACTTTCGTATCTCCATGAGGAGTTGAAGCCTCATATAGTGCATAGAGATATCAAAGCCAAGAATATACTAATTGACAGAAGTTTTACGCCGAAACTTGCAGATTTTGGTTTGGCGAAACTAATGAGAGATGAAAAGTCTTACATTAGCACTAGAGTTGCAGGGACATT GGGTTATTTGGCGCCGGAGTATGCTAGTTCTGGACAACTGAGAAGAAAATCAGATGTTTATAGCTTTGGAGTATTGCTTTTACAAGTTATCACTGGCTTGGCTGTTGTAGACGCATATAAAGATATCGAACGTTTCATTGTAGAAAAG GCTTATGCAGCTTATGAGGCCAATGATCTATTAAGAATTGTGGATCCTGTGCTTAATAGAAACTATTCAGCAAAAGAAGCCATAAAATTCCTCAAAGTTGGATTACTTTGCGTGCAAGAAAATGCGAGATTACGGCCACGAATGTCAGAGGTTGTAGAAATATTGACCAATAGCAATGTTGATCTCAAAGATGTTCACATTTCAAAACCAGGATTTGTTGCTGATCTCAGAAACATCAGAATAAAACAGAACATGACAACAAGCTCGCCACAAGAATCAGGGTCCTCGGGAACAACCTTTGCAAGCTCCATTTGGAGTGTGGGAAATCTCGCCCGTTAA